One stretch of Caloenas nicobarica isolate bCalNic1 chromosome 4, bCalNic1.hap1, whole genome shotgun sequence DNA includes these proteins:
- the ARL9 gene encoding ADP-ribosylation factor-like protein 9 isoform X2: MYLPKVLLLIYVVDSADHARLPVAKQLLHQLIQNNSTLPVVVLANKQDLEGAYCITDIHDALALSDIGDKRKMFLIGTHVAEDGSEISSSMKDAKELIAQLVLEAQ, from the exons ATGTACCTGCCCAAAGTGCTGTTGCTGATCTATGTCGTGGACTCGGCTGATCATGCCCGACTGCCTGTGGCAAAACAGCTGCTTCATCAACTGATTCAGAACAACTCCACCCTGCCAGTGGTGGTTCTAGCCAACAAGCAG GACCTCGAAGGCGCATATTGCATCACCGATATCCACGATGCTCTGGCACTGTCTGATATTGGGGACAAGAGGAAGATGTTCTTGATCGGTACCCACGTGGCAGAGGATGGCTCTGAGATCTCCTCCAGCATGAAGGATGCCAAGGAGCTGATTGCGCAGCTGGTTCTGGAAGCACAGTGA
- the SPMAP2L gene encoding sperm microtubule associated protein 2-like, whose translation MATGARLMAAAGPRGEQAAQAAGVAKLLNSPSLVFTVSCYLCAHSRDRVRELAEPKTAACANAPRLVWGNQETIWTLSRGAATAQPSPRIVALAKPKKDFSKNQCRPLFLYSCGRESTIWERPPLVNFGLPSDRLLKLAEPKKCHPAYLQQRPRQSSEWPVSPAALNFKATPWIQKLAQPKVLHPEFQPAREVPTQITNVLARSSSRLQCLAGPRVMKATSYYENIYPEAVIRPVSKFAQEATASPRTLELATAKRLHPDFVPMRDAEWPVTQAAKQAVATPRLVELAQPCKRPPMSFAHFNPDAFTVKETAKKAICSPRIKELAQPVRR comes from the exons ATGGCGACGGGAGCGCGCCTCatggcggcggccgggccgcggggcg AgcaggcagcccaggctgcaggcGTTGCCAAGCTTTTAAATTCACCTTCTCTTGTCTTTACAGTTTCCTGTTACTTGTGTGCACACTCGCGCGACAG GGTACGAGAACTCGCAGAACCCAAGACAGCAGCTTGTGCAAATGCTCCCAG GCTCGTGTGGGGAAACCAGGAGACAATCTGGACCCTCTCACGGGGTGCTGCAACAGCTCAACCATCCCCAAGGATAGTGGCACTGGCCAAGCCCAAGAAAGATTTTAGCAAGAACCAGTGCAG ACCTCTCTTCTTGTATAGCTGTGGACGGGAATCAACCATCTGGGAGCGTCCTCCGCTAGTAAATTTTGGCTTACCTTCTGACCGGCTGTTGAAGTTGGCTGAACCTAAAAAATGCCATCCTGCTTACTTGCAGCAAAG ACCTCGCCAGTCCTCTGAGTGGCCTGTGTCACCAGCTGCACTGAACTTTAAGGCCACCCCGTGGATCCAGAAGCTTGCCCAGCCAAAGGTGCTGCACCCAGAGTTCCAGCCGGCCAGAGAG GTACCAACACAGATTACAAATGTCCTGGCCAGATCATCCTCACGGTTACAGTGTCTCGCAGGGCCCCGGGTCATGAAGGCGACCAGCTACTATGAGAACATCTATCCTGAAGCTGTCATCCGTCCG GTTTCCAAGTTTGCTCAGGAGGCAACTGCAAGCCCTCGGACCCTGGAGCTGGCTACGGCAAAAAGATTGCATCCTGACTTTGTGCCCATGCGGGACGCTGAGTGGCCAGTGACACAGGCTGCAAAGCAAGCAGTGGCCACACCAAGGCTCGTGGAACTGGCTCAGCCTTGCAAAAG ACCTCCTATGAGCTTTGCTCACTTCAACCCAGATGCCTTCACTGTGAAGGAGACTGCTAAGAAGGCAATTTGTTCTCCTCGGATCAAAGAGCTGGCTCAACCAGTTAGGCGCTGA
- the ARL9 gene encoding ADP-ribosylation factor-like protein 9 isoform X1 encodes MDTRLRLAVLCGTALAAAGGAAWAWARLRRRAALPAARPAAARPAAAVGAGDQGKGHSKQILVLGLDGAGKTSVLHCLATNHVKRSVAPTEGFNAVCVSTEESQMEFLEIGGSECLRSYWKMYLPKVLLLIYVVDSADHARLPVAKQLLHQLIQNNSTLPVVVLANKQDLEGAYCITDIHDALALSDIGDKRKMFLIGTHVAEDGSEISSSMKDAKELIAQLVLEAQ; translated from the exons ATGGACACCCGCCTGCGGCTCGCCGTGCTGTGCGGGACGGCGCtggccgcggcgggcggcgcggcctGGGCCTGGGCCCGCCTGCGGAGAcgggccgcgctgcccgccgctCGCCCTGCGGCCGCTCGCCCTGCGGCCGCTGTCGGCGCCGGCGATCAG GGTAAAGGACACAGCAAGCAGATACTGGTGCTGGGCCTGGATGGGGCTGGGAAGACCAGCGTTCTCCACTGCCTGGCAACTAACCACGTCAAGCGCAGCGTGGCTCCCACCGAGGGCTTCAATGCTGTCTGTGTCAGCACCGAAGAGTCCCAGATGGAGTTCTTGGAGA TCGGGGGCAGTGAATGTCTGCGTTCGTACTGGAAGATGTACCTGCCCAAAGTGCTGTTGCTGATCTATGTCGTGGACTCGGCTGATCATGCCCGACTGCCTGTGGCAAAACAGCTGCTTCATCAACTGATTCAGAACAACTCCACCCTGCCAGTGGTGGTTCTAGCCAACAAGCAG GACCTCGAAGGCGCATATTGCATCACCGATATCCACGATGCTCTGGCACTGTCTGATATTGGGGACAAGAGGAAGATGTTCTTGATCGGTACCCACGTGGCAGAGGATGGCTCTGAGATCTCCTCCAGCATGAAGGATGCCAAGGAGCTGATTGCGCAGCTGGTTCTGGAAGCACAGTGA